Part of the Paenibacillus kyungheensis genome, AGACTTTAGGGGAAGACCGATATTATCATGCTTTTCTAGATCTTGACCTCATAACAACAGAGGAACAAACTCACATTATTGCTCAAGAAATCGATGGGTTTCCAAAGGAATATGCAATGCATATGGCGTGGGATGAAGGGGCTCCTTTTGATTCAGGAACATTGATTGTCTGGTCTAAAATTGATCGTTTAACTAATGAAGGTAAATATGGAAATTCTATAAATGAATATTTACAGGAATTAACAAAGTTTCTTGCGAGAGCTTATCGGAAGTTTATTGATCAGGGCTTATTGATTCAATTAAGCGATAAATTTCTTGACCTATATGACCCATTAATGTTACTAGACAGCCCAAGAATTTCTAAACTCGTCGGTGAAAATAACTTACCTGCTGATGTTATTGATCGATCAGTTATTGAGATCGAGGGCGAAGAAGTAGTGATAACGGTTACTTTACTGCCAGAGGTGCTTAGGAAAGTTAAAGGAGAAGGTGGATATAAAGGTTCTGCATCAAGGTTTAAAGAGCTGTATCTAAAGGATCGCGATGGAAAGATTAGTATCCTGAGAAATGGAAGAGAGATTTATTATGATCCAATTCAAGGCATGTTTCCATCTAGGATTGAGAATATTGACAGATTTATTGGGGTGGAAATTAGTTTTCCCGCAACCCTTGATGAATATTTTCAAGTTCGCAATGTTAAAAGGGGAGCAGTTCCTGTTGGTAAGTTGAGGGCAGAAATTCGTAAAATTCTAGATAAACCAGTTAAAGCTGCTCGTAAACAAATTCAAGATGTATTTGCGAAAACTAGTACGGAAAAAAGAAAACATGATATAGAACATACTCCAGCAACAAAGGCAGTAAAAGAAGCTGAAAAGACTGCTATACCTGGAAGAGCTGGTTTAAATGCTACGGAAGATGAAGTAAAAGAGGTTATTAAGGATATACTTGAAGATGCTGGGATAGATGCTGATATTAACAAGGAACTAGCTGACAAAATGACCGAGCAAATTAATGAGCAACCTATTACCTTAGTAGACTCTTCGTGGCCTGGTAAAGAGTTGCTTGATATAACACATTTTAATGGTAAAGCAGTAGTGAAAATAAATCATCGGCATCCATTTATTAAACAAATTTATAATCCTATAAAAGAAGCGTCTAGCCAAGACCCTTCAACGATTAACCCTGATGAAATGATTGAACTTGCAAGAAAGGCTGAAGCTGCTATCGATGTATTATTTATGGCTTATGCTAAAGCTGAGAATATGCACGCAAATCCAGATGATGTGTATAGTGATTTAAGGACACAATGGGGTTTCTTTTCTGGGGCTTATGTTCGCGAATTGTTAAAATCGTTTTAATAAAACAAAAGTAGATATATTTTTTTTATTTCTTCTCCCGCATATAAAGTGAAAGCAGGAACGGAAAGTTGCTAAAATTTTAAAATATAGAAAATAAATTGTGAATTATGTAAAAAAATTATAAAATAGAGTTACCTGTAATCGATCCCGAGGACGGCTACAGTAAAAGTATGTAACTAGATTCTAACTTTTCAAAAAGATTCAGTGACCGACTATATTAGCGGACACTAGAAATGGGGCAAAAAAATGAATAAAAACTATCTACAAATGAGTCATGATGTTATTGATGCATTAATTCTGTTGGACAACATGAGAGCCAAAGCTCTTAAATCCACGAGTGGTTCCTACCGAATTGAGCGAATTGAGCAAGCAATGGACTATCTTTTGAATACGCCTTTAAAGCAGGGTAATCCAAAAACCATTGTACGAGATGTGTTAGGGAGTGCTGGCTCTAAAATTCGCAATAGAATTAATGTAATTAAAGAAGCGAGTGAGATGGCGGGTATTGCATCATTACTTGTAACTAATCAAACTACTAATGACTATGAAAATTTCAAATTGGAAGTAACGGATGAAATTAGCCGTATAGCTCTGAATAAGCAGATAAAGGCTGTTTTAGTAGAACTTGCTTCAGGTAAAGATGC contains:
- a CDS encoding ATP-binding protein, encoding MENKLSSVLKSDIFQVDKALESWRDSGFDLSTAVGEVVDNSIEAGSKIVKVIPYQNKTDKSINTIVFADNGFGIKSDILAQTLKIGFSTRYNQRKGLGRFGVGMKVAALSQGRRVDIYTKTLGEDRYYHAFLDLDLITTEEQTHIIAQEIDGFPKEYAMHMAWDEGAPFDSGTLIVWSKIDRLTNEGKYGNSINEYLQELTKFLARAYRKFIDQGLLIQLSDKFLDLYDPLMLLDSPRISKLVGENNLPADVIDRSVIEIEGEEVVITVTLLPEVLRKVKGEGGYKGSASRFKELYLKDRDGKISILRNGREIYYDPIQGMFPSRIENIDRFIGVEISFPATLDEYFQVRNVKRGAVPVGKLRAEIRKILDKPVKAARKQIQDVFAKTSTEKRKHDIEHTPATKAVKEAEKTAIPGRAGLNATEDEVKEVIKDILEDAGIDADINKELADKMTEQINEQPITLVDSSWPGKELLDITHFNGKAVVKINHRHPFIKQIYNPIKEASSQDPSTINPDEMIELARKAEAAIDVLFMAYAKAENMHANPDDVYSDLRTQWGFFSGAYVRELLKSF